TCGCCACAACACATCACCAGAGGTTTGTTCTGCTAGCCCAGCCAAAATTTCTAGCAAGGTAGTTTTGCCAGAGCCACTAGGCCCAATCACCAAACCCATTTGCTGGGGAGCAAGGTCTAGGTGAATGGCATTGAGAATGGGGGTAGCAGCGGCAGGGGGATGATAGCTGAGGTTTTTCAAATAAAGCATGGAGCAGATAGCAGCGAATATAAACCTAGTTTTAATTTTAAGTCGTTGCTAGGTTTTGATGAGCATCACACTGACTGTAATCACTATAGGCTCTGGTGACAATAGACACCATCTCTATGCTATTCAGGCACCACCTCTATGCTACTCCCATGAGACGTGTTGATGATCCCCAAGTTGATGAACCCTGAGCAGGATGCGCCTAACGTTAAGAAAAGCAAGTATCTTGCAACATTATCCTGATTTCGACCCGACTTATGGGTAGGCTAATGTAAGAGCTAAGTCAATCGTGTTGATGATTGGACTCTACACAGTAGTTGCAAGTGTAACCAGTTGCATGGGTATACGATATAACCTTTAATCAAACGCCTTAAACCTATGAATCGTCCCTCGATCCCAGCCGGACAAATCCGTCCTAAGATCAGTAATATGCCGAGGCAACAGTCTGAAGATCAGGCATGTCTGGAGGTTTACAAGTTAGTGGTAGAACGCAAACGGCTACAACGCGAACTAGATAGGCTGGAACAACGCAAAGCTCAAATCCAAAACCGGATACACCTGCTGGAAACAGAAATTAGACAGCGAGATCAGGAAATTCAACAGTCTCGGCGGCAAGTGACACTGCGATCGCCT
This window of the Cyanobacteriota bacterium genome carries:
- a CDS encoding ATP-binding cassette domain-containing protein, whose amino-acid sequence is MLYLKNLSYHPPAAATPILNAIHLDLAPQQMGLVIGPSGSGKTTLLEILAGLAEQTSGDVLWRDQLLIPMQLRQIAGLVFQFPERHFCGSTILEELRLGHPELGSEQVYRALQEVG
- a CDS encoding gas vesicle protein — encoded protein: MNRPSIPAGQIRPKISNMPRQQSEDQACLEVYKLVVERKRLQRELDRLEQRKAQIQNRIHLLETEIRQRDQEIQQSRRQVTLRSPSPVAKTPSQPTPPKAKDPGFDMLTLEY